In Streptomyces sclerotialus, the DNA window GCCGCGACCCGTCGGAGCTGGACCGGGCCGACGCGGACCCCAAACACCGGATGGCACTGCTCTTCCAGTGGTATCTGGGGTCCTCCAGCCGGTGGGCCGTGGCAGGGGAGCCCGCCCGCCGGGCCGACTACCAGGTGTGGTGCTCTCCTGCGGCGGGCGCGTTCAACCGGTGGGCCGAGGGGAGCTTCCTGGCCGAGCCACGGAACCGCACAGTCACCCAGATCGCGCTGAACCTGATGCAGGGCGCCGCCGTTCTCACCCGTCTGCACCAGTTGCGCTGCCACGGGCTCGTCCTGCCCCCCGAGGCGTACGCCTACCGGCCGCGGCCCTTGCGCTGACCCGGCTCCCGGCCCCGCGACCCAACGCCTCGCCGGCCGGCGCCCGTTCGCCAGAAGTACCCGACGTCTCTCTGTCCCTTCCGGAGGTATCGCAGCATGACCGACACCCGGCCGCCCCGGCCGGCCGCCACGGAACCGGTCGCCATCGTGGGCATGAGCACGATCATGCCCGGGGCCCGGGAGCTCGACGGTTACTGGCGCACCATCATCGAAGGCCGCGACCTGATGACCGAGGTACCGGCCGACCGGTGGCGGGTGGCGGACTTCTACGACCCCGATCCGGCGGCGGAGGACAAGACCTATTGCAAGCGGGGCGCCTTCCTGCCGCCGGTGGAGTTCGACCCGGTCGCTTTCGGACTGCGCCCCAGCGTGGTCGAGGCCACCGACACCGCCCAGTTGCTGGCCCTTGTCGCCACCCGGCGGCTGCTCGACGACCTCGCCTCCGCGCGCCCCGGCAGCCCGGACCGGGAACGGGTCAGCGTCTACCTGGGCTCCGTGGCCATCCAGCTCATGGGCGAGATGAGCGTGCGCATCGGCCGTCCCACCTGGCACAAGGTGCTGCGCGAGCACGGCATCCCGGAGGAGCGGACCCAGGCGATCTGCGACCGGATCGCGAGCCACTGCGTGCCCTGGCAGGCGGCGACCTTCCCGGGCCTGCTGGGCAGCGTGGTCGCCGGGCGCGTCGCCAACGTCTTCGACCTGCACGGCGCGAACTTCACGGTGGACGCGGCCTGCGCCACCTCTCTGGCGTCCCTGTCCGTCGCCGTCGACGACCTGACGCTCGGCCGCTCCGACCTGGTCATCACCGGGGGCGTGGACACGCTCAACGACCCCATGACCTACATCGCCTTCAGCAAAGCCCTGGCCCTGTCGCGCACCGGTGAGTGCCGGCCGTTCGCCGAGGGTGCCGACGGCACCCTGCTGGGTGAGGGCGTGGCACTGCTGGCGCTGCGACGACTGGCCGACGCCGAGCGGGACGGCGACCGGATCTACGCGGTGATCCGCGGCATCGGAGCGTCCTCGGACGGCAGTGGCACCGCCATCTACGCGCCGCTGGCCGACGGCCAGGCGCGGGCGATGCGCCGGGCCTACGCCGCCGCAGGCTACGGCCCGGAGACGGTGGACCTGGTCGAGGCGCACGGCACCGGTACGGCGGCAGGTGACGCCGCCGAGGTGGCCGCCCTCCGGGAGGTGTTCACCGGTTCCGGCCGCACCGACCGGCAGTGGTGCGCGCTCGGCTCGGTGAAGTCCCAGATCGGCCACACCACGGGCGCCGCGGGCGCCGCCGGAGTGATCAAGGCGGCCCTCGCCCTGCACCACCGCGTGCTGCCGCCCACGATCAAGGCTGACCGCCCCGATCCGGCACTGGACCTGCACAGCAGCCCGTTCCACCTCAGCACCACGGCCCGGCCCTGGATGCACACCGCCGACCGCCCCCGGCGGGCCTCGGTGTCCAGCTTCGGCTTCGGCGGCGCCAACTTCCACGTCACCCTGGAGGAGTACACCGGAGCGGTGGACCGCCCGGCCGGGCCGCGCTGTGCGGCCCGGCCGTCCGAACTGGTACCGCTGTCCGCCTCCTCCACCGGTGCCCTGCTGGCCCGCTGCAGCGAGGTTGCCGAGGCGGCGGAGAAGGAGTCCGATGCGCTGTCCGGGGTGACCACGCTCGCCCGGCGGACACAGGAGGAGTTCGACGCCGCCGCGGACTGCCGGCTGGCGGTCGTTGCGGCCGACACCGCGGAACTCGCCGCACTGCTGCGCCGGGCGAGGACACAGGTCGAACGGCAGCCGGACGCACCGTTCCGGGCTCCCGGCATCCACTACCGCACCGGGCCCCGGGCCTGCGGCCCCGTCGCCTTCGTCTTCCCCGGGCAGGGCACCCAGCGCCCGGGCATGGGCACGGATCTGGCCCTGCACTTCCCGGCAGCGCAGCGGGTGTGGCAGCGCGCCGCCATGCTGGAGCTGGGCGAACGTCCGCTCACCGAGGTCGTGTTCCCCCCGCCCACGCCTGAGGAGGAAGAGCGGCGGCGGCAGCGCGCGCTGCTGACCCGCACCGAATGGGCCCAGCCCGCGCTGGCCGCGCACGGCCTCGCCCTGCTGGCGGTCCTGGAGGCCGTGGGCGTACGGCCGGACTGCGTCGCGGGACACAGTTTCGGGGAACTCACCGCGTTGCACACGGCACGGGTGTGGGATGCCGACACCCTGCTGCGGCTGGCCCGCCGGCGCGGCGAGCTGCTGCGCGACGCCTCCACCGCGCCCGGCGCCATGCTGGCCGTCGACGCCCCGGCGGAGCGGGTCACCGCGCTCCTCGGCGAGGACAGCGCCGACGAGGAGGTGTGGATCACCGCCGACAACGCACCGGGGCAGGTGGTGCTGTCCGGTTCCGGGGCCGGGACGGCCCGGGCCGCGGAACGCTGCGCCGCCGCGGGTCTGGCCGTCCGCCCCCTGGAGACGACCACCGCCTTCCACTGCCCGCTGGTGGCCCCGGCCGCCGAGCCGCTGGAACGGTTCCTGGAGGGCCGGACCGTCCGGGCTCCCCTGCTCGATGTGTACGGCACCGCGGACGCCGCGCCCTACCCTCTCCGACCGGACCGGATCCGCGAAGCGGTCGCCCGTCAGGTGGCCTCGCCGGTCCGCTTCACCGACACGGTCAGGGCGATGTACGAGGACGGGGTACGGACCTTCGTCGAGGTCGGTCCCGGCCAGGTGCTCACCGGTCTGATCAACGAGATCCTCGCGGACGCGCCGCACCACGCGATCGCCTGCGAGCCGGCCGGGCGCAACGGAGTGACCGGGCTGCACGAGGCGCTGGCGCGGCTGGCCGTCCTCGGCGTGCCGCTGCGGCCGGACGGGCTCTGGGAGCATCACGCGCCCCCGCACGCCGCGGCCCCCGTACGGACGTCGGGCCCCTCGATGCCCATGACCATCAGCGGCGGCAACCACGGCCGGCGGTACCCGTCGGACGAAGCGCCGGCCGGCACGCCGGACGGAACGCCGGGTGACGGTCAGGTCGCGGCAACTGCCGAGGCGCCCGTCATGGCGCCGGACCGGACACCGCACGAGGCGCCGGACCGGACACCGCACCAGGCGCCGGAACCGGCACCGTACGACGTACCCGCCATGGAGGCGTACGAGGCTCCCGCGCCCTCCGTATCCGGCGGCTTCGCACCGGCCGTGCCGCTGCCCCCGGCCGCCGCCGGACCGGGCACGGACATCGTCCGGGCGCTGCTGGAGGTGCAACGGCAGACCGCCGAGGCCCACGCCGCTTATCTCCGGCTGGCCGAGAAGTCGGTGGAGGCCCTGACCTCCGGTTCCGGTGCGCCATGGCCGGAACCGGCCGGGCAGCCCCCCACCGAACCGCACGGCGCCGTCTCCGATGCCCCGGGACCCGCCATCGTGCCGTTGCCCTCGCCCGTGTCGGCGGTGGAGGAGAACCGGCCGGGCGCGGCGGGCGAACCCGTGCAGCGGCCGCTCGCGGCCGGCACGGCGGACCTGCCCGCCCAGCGCGAGGTGGCGCCGAGCGGCATGACCGCGGCGGAGATGGAGGCCCTGGTGCTGTCGGTGGTGTCGGAGAAGACCGGCTACCCCACCGACATGCTCGCGCCCCACATGGAGTTGGAGGCCGACCTCGGCCTGGACTCGATCACCAGGGTGCAGATCCTCGCGGCGCTGCGCCCGATGTTCCCCGCCCTGGCGGGCCTCGACCGGTCGGTCGTCACGCAGCTGGCGACCATGAGAACGGTCGGGGAGATGGCCGCCGAGCTGCGCAAGCTCCTCGCGCAGGTCTCCGCACCGGCCGCCGGGGGCGCCGGCACCGGCGGCGCAGAGGCCGGCGAACTCCGGTACACGGGCGGACGACGGCCGGAGAGGGACACCGTGTACCGGCAGGTGCCGGTGATGCGGGAGACGCCCGCACCCGGCACGCCGATGGCCGGGCTGTGGGACGGCACGGTCGTGGTGACGGAGGACGGCGCCGGAGTCGCGGACGAGGTCGTGCGCCTGCTGCGGGAGCGCGGGGTGGCCGCCGAGAGCCGCCCGTCCGTACCGGCGGACGCGGCCGGTGTGGTGCTGCTCGGCGGTCTGGCCCGGCCGGACACCGTGGGGGACGCCGTGGCCCGGCAGGCTGCGGCACTGCGGGCCGCGCGCGCGGTCGCGTCCGGCATGGAGGAACGCGGCGGCCTCTTCGTCACCGTGCAGGACACCGGGGGGTATTTCGGACTCGGCGCCTCCGACACCTGTGAGGAGCGGCGGGCCTGGCTCGGCGGCCTGGCCGCACTCGCCCGTACAGCCAGGGTGGAGTGGCCCCGGGCGGCCGTGAAGGCGATCGACTGCGCCTGCGGCAGCTCCCCGGCCGAGGTCGCCGAGGCCGTCGTGGCGGAACTGCTGACCGGCGGGGAGGCGCTGGACGTCGGTCTCGCCGCCGACGGAGTGCGCCGGGAACCGGCCTACGCCGACGCCGGAACGACAGGAAAGGTCGACGTGTCCGGAACGGCCGGCCACGCGGGAGCACCGGCGGGCCGGATGCCCGAGTTGGGCGCGCTGCCGGTGATCGTGGCAACCGGCGGTGCCCGCGGTATCACCGCCGCGGCGCTGACCGCCCTGGGCCGCACCCTTCCCGCACGGTTCGTCCTGCTGGGCCGGTCCCCGGCGGACGGCCCGCACATCGGCCGGGTGGACGCCGTTCTCGCCGCCCTGCGGGAAACCGGGTCACAGGCCCGTTACTACCAGGCGGACGTACGGGACCGGGACCGGCTGCGGGCCGTGCTGGAGGAGGTGCGCGCGGACTGGGGACCGGTCACCGGGCTGGTGCACGGTGCCGGGGTACTGGCGGACCGGCGCATCCGGGAGAAGACGACCGCCGACTTCGACGCGGTGTTCGGTGCGAAGGCGGAGGGGCTGGCGGCTCTGCTGGACGCGACACGGGACGATCCGCTGCGGCTGCTGTGTGTCTTCTCCTCGCTCGCGGGCACGTTCGGCAACGCCGCGCAAAGTGACTATGCGATGGCCAACGAGACCCTGAACCACGTCGTCGCCGCGCAACGGGCCGGCCGCCCGGACGCCTGGCTGCGGTCGCTGGTCTGGGGACCGTGGGACGGCGGCATGGTGTCCCGGGAGCTGGCGGAGGACTTCCGCATGGGCGGCGTGCCCGTCCTGCCCGTGGAGGCCGGCGCGCGCGCCTTCGCCGCCGAACTCGCCACCGAGGCGTCAGGTCCTCAGGTACTGCTCGCCGCCGGTCCGGCCGCGGAGTTCCTGCGCGGAGCGTGGGGAGGTGCTCATGCCACCGCTGCCCGAGGAACCGGAAGTGCTGCCGCGTCCTCCTGAGCCGGGCGTGGGCGGACCCGTTGCTGCGTACGATGCCGTCTCCGCCGCCGTGCGCCACTGGGCGCCCGGCTCCCCGCTTCCCGGGCCGGCCGCGTTCCTCACCGCACAGCACCACCGGGCGACCGTGCTGCACGAGCGGTTCCTGCGGTTGCAGGCGCTGGCCGGTGAACGGCTGGCTGCCCTGCGCGCCCCGGCCACCGCACGGCCTCGGCCGCCCGCGCCGGCCGCGCCACACGGGCAGGAGGTGTGCGAGGTCGTCCTCGATCCGGATGCCGGCGACCACTGGGTGACCGACCACTGCCCCACCTGGACGGTGCCCGCCCTTCCCCTGATGTCGACGGCCGACCTGCTCGCACGCGCGGCCGGTCACCGCAGCGGGCGTCCCCCCACCGGGCTGCGCGGCCTGGAGCTGCGACGCTGGCTGCCGCTGCCCGGCCCGACCACCCTCCGGCTCACCTGTGAAGGGCCGGCCGACCGCCCCAGGGTGACGCTGTCCGCATGGCAGCGACCCCGCGTCGCGGAGCTGGCGCGCTTCGCTCCCGTGGCCTCCGCCACGGCCGTCTTCGGCGCGCAGCGGCCCCCGAGCCGCTTCCCGCCGCTGCCGGACGCCCGCCCGGCCCCCGACCCGTACGAGAGCGGCGACTGCTTCCACGGCCCCCGCTTCCAGTACCTGACCTCGTCCCGCATCGGTGACGGCGGCTCCTCCGGGACACTGGACGCCGGGCGGGGTGACGTGCCACGTGGGCTCTTCCACCAGGGCCTGCTGGACGCCGCCACCCACATCATCCCGCACACCCGCATGCGGACGTGGTCGCCGGGCATCGGCCCGGAGCAGGTGACGTATCCGCACGCGCTCACGTCCCTGCACGCCTACGCCCCCCTGCCGGACACCGGACGGGTCGACGTCGAGGCACGGTTCGCGGGCTTCCACTCCGGTGATCCGCGACTGCCTGCGGTGGACCTCCAGCTGTGCACCGGTGACCGCGTCCTGCTCGGCGCCCGGCTCGTCCTGGTGCTCGTCACGGCCGGCCGCCTGCTCACCGTGCCCGCGGCCACGCGCCGCGCCTTCCTCCGCGACCGCCGGTACAGCCCTGCCCTGCTGCTGTCCGACCACGAGCAGGACGGCACCGGTGACGGCGGGGTGACGGTGCTGCGTCCTGGCGTGCTGCGCCAACTGGACTTCCTCCCGGGCACGGTGGCCGCCGTCTACGGCCTGCCCCCCGGGACGCCCCTACGGGACAGCGCACCCGTGATCGCCGCGAAGGAGCACGTGGCACGCCGTACCGCGACGCACCCGTGCCGGATCACCGTGGACGAGGACCTGCGAGGGGCCCGTGTCCCCGTCCGTACCGGCGCCTCATCCGACACCGCCTGCTCCCTGGAGGTCACCGTGGACGAGGAGCACATCCGGGTCCGCGACCGCGAGGGCCCCGCCCCCTGCCCGGCCCGTTCCGTTTCCCGGACGGAGAAAGCCTCATGACCACCTCACCGGTGATCCTCGTGACCGGCGCCTCCGGCGTCGTCGGCTCCGCCTTGCTGCGCCACCTGTCCGGCCCGCCGGGCGGCGGGCGAGTCATCTCCCTGGCCCACCGCAGGCCCGTCGCCGGGGAGGTGGTGCGCGGTGACATCACCCGTCCGTGGCTCGGGCTCTCGCCCGGGGATTACCGGGACCTGACGGCCGCGACAGACGTGGTGGTGCACTGCGCCGCGCTGGTGCACTTCAGCGCGACGGCGCGCAGTCTGCACCGCATGAACGTCCGGGGCACCGGCCATGTCC includes these proteins:
- a CDS encoding polyketide synthase dehydratase domain-containing protein, with the protein product MPPLPEEPEVLPRPPEPGVGGPVAAYDAVSAAVRHWAPGSPLPGPAAFLTAQHHRATVLHERFLRLQALAGERLAALRAPATARPRPPAPAAPHGQEVCEVVLDPDAGDHWVTDHCPTWTVPALPLMSTADLLARAAGHRSGRPPTGLRGLELRRWLPLPGPTTLRLTCEGPADRPRVTLSAWQRPRVAELARFAPVASATAVFGAQRPPSRFPPLPDARPAPDPYESGDCFHGPRFQYLTSSRIGDGGSSGTLDAGRGDVPRGLFHQGLLDAATHIIPHTRMRTWSPGIGPEQVTYPHALTSLHAYAPLPDTGRVDVEARFAGFHSGDPRLPAVDLQLCTGDRVLLGARLVLVLVTAGRLLTVPAATRRAFLRDRRYSPALLLSDHEQDGTGDGGVTVLRPGVLRQLDFLPGTVAAVYGLPPGTPLRDSAPVIAAKEHVARRTATHPCRITVDEDLRGARVPVRTGASSDTACSLEVTVDEEHIRVRDREGPAPCPARSVSRTEKAS
- a CDS encoding type I polyketide synthase yields the protein MTDTRPPRPAATEPVAIVGMSTIMPGARELDGYWRTIIEGRDLMTEVPADRWRVADFYDPDPAAEDKTYCKRGAFLPPVEFDPVAFGLRPSVVEATDTAQLLALVATRRLLDDLASARPGSPDRERVSVYLGSVAIQLMGEMSVRIGRPTWHKVLREHGIPEERTQAICDRIASHCVPWQAATFPGLLGSVVAGRVANVFDLHGANFTVDAACATSLASLSVAVDDLTLGRSDLVITGGVDTLNDPMTYIAFSKALALSRTGECRPFAEGADGTLLGEGVALLALRRLADAERDGDRIYAVIRGIGASSDGSGTAIYAPLADGQARAMRRAYAAAGYGPETVDLVEAHGTGTAAGDAAEVAALREVFTGSGRTDRQWCALGSVKSQIGHTTGAAGAAGVIKAALALHHRVLPPTIKADRPDPALDLHSSPFHLSTTARPWMHTADRPRRASVSSFGFGGANFHVTLEEYTGAVDRPAGPRCAARPSELVPLSASSTGALLARCSEVAEAAEKESDALSGVTTLARRTQEEFDAAADCRLAVVAADTAELAALLRRARTQVERQPDAPFRAPGIHYRTGPRACGPVAFVFPGQGTQRPGMGTDLALHFPAAQRVWQRAAMLELGERPLTEVVFPPPTPEEEERRRQRALLTRTEWAQPALAAHGLALLAVLEAVGVRPDCVAGHSFGELTALHTARVWDADTLLRLARRRGELLRDASTAPGAMLAVDAPAERVTALLGEDSADEEVWITADNAPGQVVLSGSGAGTARAAERCAAAGLAVRPLETTTAFHCPLVAPAAEPLERFLEGRTVRAPLLDVYGTADAAPYPLRPDRIREAVARQVASPVRFTDTVRAMYEDGVRTFVEVGPGQVLTGLINEILADAPHHAIACEPAGRNGVTGLHEALARLAVLGVPLRPDGLWEHHAPPHAAAPVRTSGPSMPMTISGGNHGRRYPSDEAPAGTPDGTPGDGQVAATAEAPVMAPDRTPHEAPDRTPHQAPEPAPYDVPAMEAYEAPAPSVSGGFAPAVPLPPAAAGPGTDIVRALLEVQRQTAEAHAAYLRLAEKSVEALTSGSGAPWPEPAGQPPTEPHGAVSDAPGPAIVPLPSPVSAVEENRPGAAGEPVQRPLAAGTADLPAQREVAPSGMTAAEMEALVLSVVSEKTGYPTDMLAPHMELEADLGLDSITRVQILAALRPMFPALAGLDRSVVTQLATMRTVGEMAAELRKLLAQVSAPAAGGAGTGGAEAGELRYTGGRRPERDTVYRQVPVMRETPAPGTPMAGLWDGTVVVTEDGAGVADEVVRLLRERGVAAESRPSVPADAAGVVLLGGLARPDTVGDAVARQAAALRAARAVASGMEERGGLFVTVQDTGGYFGLGASDTCEERRAWLGGLAALARTARVEWPRAAVKAIDCACGSSPAEVAEAVVAELLTGGEALDVGLAADGVRREPAYADAGTTGKVDVSGTAGHAGAPAGRMPELGALPVIVATGGARGITAAALTALGRTLPARFVLLGRSPADGPHIGRVDAVLAALRETGSQARYYQADVRDRDRLRAVLEEVRADWGPVTGLVHGAGVLADRRIREKTTADFDAVFGAKAEGLAALLDATRDDPLRLLCVFSSLAGTFGNAAQSDYAMANETLNHVVAAQRAGRPDAWLRSLVWGPWDGGMVSRELAEDFRMGGVPVLPVEAGARAFAAELATEASGPQVLLAAGPAAEFLRGAWGGAHATAARGTGSAAASS